A single window of Nicotiana tomentosiformis chromosome 1, ASM39032v3, whole genome shotgun sequence DNA harbors:
- the LOC104108237 gene encoding bZIP transcription factor 12-like: MASKVMPSASTTPNSDHSRSRSRLPQNPTPSSSSSSLLHSDPSRNFGSMNMDELLNNIYSDSPDPFCSASETTAPTPAAAGDGRDVGPSKTVDEVWREIVSGGGGGGGGGSSREPEMTLEDFLTKAGAVTEEDVRVPVIAPPPATAGPAAGGFVVDNLGNCQFPMAMQNGPHMGFGNGVVAIAVSGSGRGKRRSTVEELPLDKATQQKQRRMIKNRESAARSRERKQAYTVELESLVTQLEEENARLLKEEVEKNKERLKQIMENLIPVVEKRRPPRVLRKVRSMSW, from the exons ATGGCGTCAAAGGTGATGCCGTCAGCGTCAACAACGCCCAATTCGGATCATTCTCGTTCTCGTTCTCGCCTTCCCCAAAacccaactccttcttcttcctcttcttctctaCTTCATTCTGATCCTTCTAGAAACTTCGGCTCTATGAACATGGACGAACTTCTCAACAACATTTACTCCGATTCCCCCGACCCTTTTTGCTCCGCCTCTGAAACCACCGCGCCTACCCCCGCCGCCGCCGGTGATGGCCGTGATGTGGGACCCAGTAAGACTGTGGATGAGGTGTGGAGGGAAATTGTATCAGGGGGTGggggtggaggtgggggagggagTAGTAGGGAGCCAGAGATGACTTTAGAGGATTTTCTGACCAAAGCTGGAGCGGTTACGGAGGAGGACGTTAGAGTCCCGGTGATCGCTCCGCCGCCAGCCACGGCGGGGCCAGCTGCAGGAGGGTTTGTGGTGGATAACTTGGGGAATTGTCAGTTTCCGATGGCCATGCAGAATGGACCCCACATGGGATTTGGAAATGGGGTTGTGGCTATTGCAGTGAGTGGGAGTGGGAGAGGGAAGAGGAGGTCAACTGTTGAAGAGTTGCCGCTGGATAAAGCTACACAGCAGAAGCAGAGACGCATGATCAAGAACAGAGAGTCTGCTGCTAGGTCTAGAGAGCGAAAGCAG GCTTATACTGTGGAATTGGAGTCTTTGGTTACTCAATTGGAGGAGGAAAATGCAAGACTTTTGAAAGAAGAG gtggagaagaataaagagagACTTAAGCAG ATTATGGAGAACCTCATACCAGTCGTAGAGAAACGAAGACCACCAAGAGTTCTGCGGAAAGTTCGATCTATGAGCTGGTAG